One genomic region from Paramicrobacterium agarici encodes:
- a CDS encoding DeoR/GlpR family DNA-binding transcription regulator, with amino-acid sequence MNPAMPSSSQPLVASAKRSARLSAILSALAESSTVTLAELTDMLKASPATIRRDLALLEAQGFLTRTHGGAQATEMKAELPVRYRDSTERDAKVAIARKAAELIPGGRQAIAIGGGSTAAEVARNLTARTDLTIVTNSLTTAYELASRSKVKVVMTGGVIRPTSFELVGSLAEGALNAINVAMTVIGADGITAANGLTTFDDIEARTNRSMVTHAGRVVVVADSTKLGEVRLARVADLSEVTDLVIDDDADADELAKIEKLGVRVHRVRA; translated from the coding sequence ATGAACCCCGCCATGCCGTCGTCAAGCCAGCCTCTCGTCGCCTCAGCCAAGCGATCGGCACGCCTCTCGGCGATCCTCAGCGCGCTCGCCGAGTCCTCGACCGTCACGCTCGCCGAGCTCACCGACATGCTCAAGGCCTCCCCGGCGACCATCAGGCGCGACCTCGCGCTGCTCGAGGCGCAGGGCTTTCTCACCCGGACCCACGGCGGAGCGCAGGCGACCGAGATGAAGGCCGAGCTGCCCGTGCGGTATCGGGACTCCACCGAACGCGACGCGAAGGTGGCGATCGCGCGCAAGGCCGCCGAGTTGATTCCGGGCGGCCGGCAGGCGATCGCGATCGGCGGCGGCAGCACCGCGGCGGAGGTCGCCCGCAATCTCACGGCGCGCACCGATCTCACAATCGTCACCAACTCGCTCACGACCGCCTACGAGCTCGCGTCACGCAGCAAGGTCAAGGTCGTCATGACCGGCGGCGTGATCCGCCCGACATCGTTTGAACTCGTCGGCTCGCTCGCCGAAGGCGCGCTCAACGCCATCAACGTCGCCATGACGGTCATCGGAGCCGACGGCATCACGGCGGCGAACGGACTCACGACCTTCGACGACATTGAGGCGCGCACGAATCGCTCGATGGTGACGCACGCGGGGCGCGTTGTTGTGGTCGCCGACAGCACGAAGCTCGGGGAGGTGCGCCTCGCTCGCGTCGCCGACCTCAGCGAAGTGACCGATCTCGTCATCGACGATGACGCCGACGCCGACGAGCTCGCCAAGATCGAGAAGCTCGGCGTACGCGTGCACCGCGTTCGGGCGTAG
- a CDS encoding Txe/YoeB family addiction module toxin — translation MKYVWDEDAWADYEWWQQQDRKVLKRINTLLRDIAQNGNEGIGKPEPLKHGFRGYWSRRITDEHRLVYKVETDEVRIAACRYHYGR, via the coding sequence ATGAAGTACGTCTGGGATGAAGACGCCTGGGCAGACTACGAATGGTGGCAGCAGCAAGATCGCAAAGTGCTGAAACGCATCAACACGCTGCTCCGCGACATTGCCCAAAACGGCAACGAGGGAATCGGCAAACCTGAGCCGTTAAAACACGGCTTTCGCGGGTACTGGTCCCGCCGCATCACCGACGAGCACAGGCTCGTCTACAAAGTGGAGACCGACGAGGTTCGCATCGCCGCCTGCCGCTACCATTACGGGCGCTGA
- a CDS encoding type II toxin-antitoxin system Phd/YefM family antitoxin has protein sequence MRTMSYSESRANYADTLSKVTDDREEVVITRAGHEPVVIVSLDDYESLKETAYLLRSPANARRLLSAIDRLESGDGTERGLVE, from the coding sequence ATGCGCACAATGAGCTATTCAGAGTCCCGCGCGAACTATGCAGATACTCTGTCGAAGGTCACTGACGACCGTGAAGAGGTCGTCATCACGCGAGCGGGACACGAGCCTGTGGTCATCGTCTCCCTTGATGACTACGAGTCGCTCAAAGAGACGGCCTACCTCCTGCGAAGTCCCGCAAACGCCCGTCGGCTGTTGAGCGCCATCGACCGGCTCGAATCGGGCGACGGCACTGAGCGCGGCCTCGTCGAATGA
- a CDS encoding TetR/AcrR family transcriptional regulator, giving the protein MPTPDRTSLPAIVAAGQHILESDGLDAVTMAAVAERVGVRPPSLYKRVRNRDELIRLIAEAAVTELGAALAQADPGGDPRERLRAIVTALREFARARTAAYLLVFTPLTTEPPSRELLETSSAPLFDAVAEIVDHDNVLEAARTFTAWATGFIAMELNGSFHLGGDVDTAFAYGVERLAAAITDR; this is encoded by the coding sequence ATGCCCACCCCCGACCGCACATCACTTCCGGCCATCGTGGCCGCCGGTCAGCACATTCTCGAAAGCGATGGTCTCGACGCCGTCACGATGGCCGCCGTCGCCGAGCGCGTCGGGGTGCGGCCTCCCTCGCTCTACAAGCGAGTGCGCAATCGCGACGAGCTGATCCGCCTCATCGCCGAGGCCGCCGTCACCGAGCTGGGCGCGGCGCTCGCCCAGGCCGACCCCGGAGGCGATCCACGAGAGCGGCTTAGGGCCATCGTCACGGCACTGCGGGAGTTCGCCCGCGCACGAACGGCCGCGTACCTGCTGGTGTTCACGCCGCTCACCACGGAGCCGCCCTCACGTGAGCTGCTCGAGACCAGCAGTGCACCGCTCTTCGACGCCGTCGCCGAAATCGTCGACCACGACAACGTGCTTGAGGCGGCACGCACGTTCACCGCCTGGGCCACGGGTTTCATCGCTATGGAGCTCAATGGCTCGTTCCACCTCGGAGGCGATGTCGACACAGCCTTCGCCTATGGCGTCGAGCGCCTGGCGGCCGCGATCACGGATCGCTGA
- a CDS encoding MFS transporter, which produces MSETSRVAEATPTDMKRVAIATIIGTTIEWYDFFLYANAAGLLFASLYFEPLGPQAAILLSFASVGVSFLFRPLGAFIAGHLGDKIGRKTMLVWTLILMGASTTLIGLLPTHAVIGAAAPILLVLLRILQGLSTGGEWGGAVLMAVEHAPADKRGRFGAFPQMGVPLGLLLASGMLALMTGVISPGEAFVEWGWRVPFLLSIVLVVVGIIVRRSVDESPVFAEMAAKKEKASMPIIQLFRKHWLLVILAALTFAGNNAAGYMTTGGFLQGYATRPLDEGGLVGMERTPVLVAVTVSSVVWLVFTWFGGWLSDKIGRRSTYITGWIIFLITVWFLFPLVDTGSAWLFFVGIALFTIGNGLTYGPQAAYFTELFPASIRYSGVSIAYAIGAVLGGAFAPTISAWIVQTTGTSQAVAWYIAGVMAIAFIATLLLRDRTRIPLGPEHEEEQAKHPIYGLSK; this is translated from the coding sequence ATGTCTGAGACGTCGAGAGTTGCCGAGGCGACTCCAACGGATATGAAGAGAGTCGCCATTGCGACGATTATCGGCACGACGATCGAGTGGTACGACTTCTTCCTCTACGCCAATGCCGCGGGTCTGCTCTTCGCGTCGCTCTACTTCGAGCCGCTCGGGCCGCAGGCGGCGATCCTCCTGTCATTCGCATCTGTGGGAGTGAGCTTCCTCTTCCGCCCGCTCGGCGCCTTCATCGCCGGCCACCTCGGCGACAAGATCGGGCGCAAGACCATGCTCGTGTGGACGCTCATTCTCATGGGAGCATCCACCACTCTCATCGGCCTGCTGCCCACGCACGCCGTGATCGGGGCCGCTGCGCCGATCCTGCTCGTGCTGCTGCGCATTCTGCAGGGCCTCTCGACGGGCGGCGAGTGGGGCGGCGCCGTGCTCATGGCCGTCGAGCACGCTCCTGCTGACAAGCGCGGTCGCTTCGGCGCGTTCCCGCAGATGGGCGTGCCGCTCGGGCTGCTGCTCGCGTCGGGCATGCTGGCTCTCATGACGGGCGTCATCTCTCCCGGTGAGGCGTTCGTCGAGTGGGGCTGGCGCGTTCCGTTCCTTCTGAGCATCGTTCTCGTTGTCGTCGGAATCATCGTGCGCCGCAGCGTCGACGAGTCCCCGGTCTTCGCCGAGATGGCGGCGAAGAAGGAGAAGGCGTCGATGCCGATCATCCAGCTGTTCCGCAAGCACTGGCTGCTCGTGATTCTCGCCGCGCTCACCTTCGCCGGCAACAACGCGGCCGGGTACATGACGACCGGCGGATTCCTGCAGGGCTACGCCACGCGTCCGCTCGACGAGGGCGGTCTCGTGGGAATGGAGCGCACGCCTGTGCTCGTCGCCGTGACGGTGTCGTCGGTTGTGTGGCTCGTGTTCACGTGGTTCGGCGGCTGGCTCTCAGACAAGATCGGGCGCCGCAGCACGTACATCACGGGGTGGATCATCTTCCTCATCACGGTGTGGTTCCTGTTCCCCCTCGTCGACACGGGCAGCGCGTGGCTGTTCTTCGTGGGAATCGCGCTATTCACGATCGGCAACGGCCTCACCTACGGACCGCAGGCCGCGTACTTCACCGAGCTGTTCCCCGCATCCATTCGCTACTCGGGCGTCTCCATTGCCTACGCGATCGGCGCGGTGCTCGGCGGCGCGTTCGCTCCCACGATCTCGGCGTGGATCGTGCAGACGACCGGCACGTCGCAGGCCGTCGCCTGGTACATCGCGGGCGTCATGGCAATCGCGTTCATCGCGACGCTGCTGCTGCGCGACCGCACCCGCATTCCGCTCGGCCCGGAGCACGAGGAGGAGCAGGCCAAGCACCCGATCTACGGTCTGAGCAAGTAG
- a CDS encoding NAD(P)-dependent oxidoreductase, whose product MTELNVLVLNDAEGLLASSEGIRRMREHANVRVVSISLDDIPDAELADVQVLMAVRERSKLGAAELDRLPKLELVLQTGGHAYHLDGAHATARGIPVTLGRRGQGPRAAVPELTFALAIGALRHIGTAGESMRAGKWEPFLGRTLSGRTLGILGYGRHGKTVARLAKAFGMDVLVWSRTDHDPDEDVEFAPLDELLTRSDVISIHLRLSDESRGLIGERELSSMKPGSVLVNTARGAIVDQDALIAALTNGPLAAAGLDVFTHEPLASGSELRSLPNVIALPHIGWTVEEVFLEFAEIAADQLDDYLRGELSPDELLNPDVLG is encoded by the coding sequence ATGACAGAACTGAACGTGCTCGTGCTCAACGATGCCGAAGGACTTCTTGCCTCATCTGAGGGAATTCGGAGGATGCGGGAACATGCGAACGTGCGCGTGGTCAGTATTTCGCTCGACGACATTCCGGATGCTGAGCTCGCCGACGTTCAGGTGCTGATGGCCGTGCGCGAACGCTCAAAGCTGGGCGCCGCAGAACTCGACAGGCTGCCGAAGCTGGAGCTCGTGCTGCAGACGGGAGGTCACGCCTATCATCTGGACGGCGCGCACGCGACGGCCCGCGGCATCCCTGTCACTCTCGGCCGACGGGGGCAGGGGCCGCGGGCAGCGGTGCCCGAGCTGACCTTTGCATTGGCGATCGGCGCGCTGCGACACATCGGCACGGCAGGGGAGTCGATGCGAGCGGGCAAGTGGGAGCCGTTCCTCGGCCGAACGCTCAGCGGCCGGACGCTGGGGATTCTCGGGTACGGCCGGCACGGCAAGACGGTGGCCCGGCTCGCGAAGGCGTTCGGCATGGATGTGCTCGTCTGGAGCAGAACCGATCATGACCCCGACGAGGACGTGGAGTTCGCCCCGCTCGACGAGCTGCTGACGCGCAGCGACGTTATCAGCATCCATCTTCGCCTCAGCGATGAATCGCGAGGTCTTATCGGTGAGCGCGAACTGTCGTCGATGAAGCCCGGCTCCGTTCTCGTCAATACCGCGAGAGGAGCGATCGTCGACCAAGACGCGCTCATTGCCGCGCTCACGAATGGCCCGCTTGCGGCGGCCGGTCTCGACGTGTTCACGCACGAGCCGCTCGCGTCTGGCTCAGAGCTGCGCTCGCTTCCGAACGTCATTGCCCTTCCGCATATCGGGTGGACGGTTGAAGAGGTGTTTCTCGAGTTTGCCGAGATCGCCGCTGATCAGCTCGACGACTATCTGCGCGGTGAGCTCTCGCCGGACGAACTGCTGAACCCCGACGTTCTCGGCTAG
- a CDS encoding GntR family transcriptional regulator, which translates to MPKSVYERLRADIISGEFMPGDALAEIALGARYGTSRTPIREALQRLESDTLVERTPRGMQVKGSTPEEILDIYEVRIDLEGLAARAAAKRRNELDLARIKAARDAMSNIADPARRADTNRGFHETIWAASHNQTLIDQLERLSLHLLRYPTTTLAVEERWESALAEHDGLIEAIENRDSSAAEELAELHMSRARDMRLQLYAQER; encoded by the coding sequence ATGCCGAAGAGCGTATACGAGCGGTTGCGCGCTGACATCATCTCGGGTGAGTTCATGCCCGGCGATGCGCTCGCAGAAATCGCGCTCGGCGCACGATACGGCACGAGCCGAACTCCCATTCGTGAGGCTCTCCAGCGGCTCGAGTCAGACACCCTTGTGGAGCGCACGCCGAGAGGCATGCAGGTGAAGGGAAGCACTCCAGAGGAGATCCTCGATATCTACGAAGTGCGTATTGATCTCGAGGGGCTTGCGGCGCGCGCCGCAGCGAAGCGCAGGAACGAGCTCGATCTCGCGCGGATCAAGGCTGCGCGCGATGCGATGTCGAACATTGCGGACCCTGCACGTCGGGCAGATACCAATAGGGGCTTTCACGAGACGATCTGGGCGGCGAGCCATAACCAGACTCTCATCGACCAGCTTGAGCGGCTCAGTCTGCACTTGCTGCGGTACCCGACCACGACGCTCGCGGTCGAGGAGCGCTGGGAGTCGGCGCTCGCCGAGCACGATGGGCTGATCGAAGCGATTGAGAATCGCGACTCGAGTGCTGCAGAAGAGCTCGCTGAACTGCATATGTCGCGCGCCCGCGACATGAGGCTGCAGCTCTACGCGCAAGAGCGCTGA
- the melA gene encoding alpha-galactosidase: MTRVTFIGAGSVVFTKQLLTDLLRYPEFDEIEIALHDIDAERLRVAEATAAFVSQKLGAHARVTASADRRQALEGADFVINMIQVGGIEGTRADLEVPAKHGLLQTIGDTTGVGGVFRGLRTFPVLTQILRDMEQVCPNAYFLNYTNPMTMNVWWANLVAPSIRTIGLCHSVYWTAHDLAELVGLDVSQTRYRAAGLNHQSWLLEWTTLDGDDLYPRLKQRIDDDPQLQRRVRAEIFRRVGYYPTETSEHSAEYLSWFLRSESQREKYRLTPLEYLQISEENVAEFEHTRAALDSGQDIELENDATEYAPQLIHSIVTGTRREIHANIANAGLISNLPEAQVVEVPCIIDEQGVHPVPMGDLPTECVTVNRAYAAVAGAAIEAARTENPTLVRQALLADPNATSSVSPETLWRICDELTQAHAQHLPEALTQPA, translated from the coding sequence ATGACCCGTGTGACTTTCATCGGCGCTGGAAGCGTCGTCTTCACCAAGCAGCTGCTCACCGACCTTCTGCGCTACCCCGAGTTCGACGAGATCGAGATCGCCCTTCACGACATCGACGCCGAACGTCTTCGTGTGGCGGAGGCGACGGCGGCCTTCGTGTCACAGAAGCTGGGCGCACACGCTCGCGTGACAGCATCCGCTGACCGCCGTCAGGCTCTGGAGGGCGCCGACTTCGTGATCAACATGATCCAAGTGGGCGGTATCGAGGGGACGCGCGCCGATCTCGAGGTTCCTGCGAAGCACGGGCTGCTGCAGACCATCGGAGACACGACGGGCGTCGGCGGCGTGTTCCGCGGACTGCGCACCTTTCCCGTGCTCACGCAGATTCTCCGCGACATGGAGCAGGTCTGCCCCAACGCATACTTTCTCAACTACACGAACCCCATGACCATGAACGTGTGGTGGGCGAACCTCGTCGCTCCGAGCATCCGCACGATCGGTCTGTGCCACAGCGTGTACTGGACGGCGCATGACCTCGCAGAGCTCGTCGGGCTCGATGTCTCACAGACGCGGTATCGTGCAGCGGGACTTAACCACCAGTCGTGGTTGCTGGAGTGGACGACGCTCGACGGCGACGACCTCTACCCGCGCCTGAAGCAGCGCATCGACGACGACCCTCAACTGCAGCGCCGCGTGCGGGCCGAGATCTTTCGCCGTGTGGGCTACTACCCCACCGAGACGAGCGAGCACTCGGCAGAGTACCTCTCGTGGTTTCTGCGGTCGGAGTCGCAGCGCGAGAAGTACCGGCTCACGCCGCTCGAGTACCTGCAGATCAGCGAAGAGAACGTCGCCGAATTCGAGCACACCCGCGCCGCGCTCGACAGCGGGCAGGACATCGAGCTCGAGAACGACGCGACCGAGTACGCCCCGCAGCTCATCCACTCGATCGTCACGGGAACGCGGCGTGAGATCCACGCGAACATCGCCAACGCCGGGCTGATCAGCAACCTGCCCGAGGCGCAGGTCGTCGAGGTGCCGTGCATCATTGACGAGCAGGGCGTGCACCCCGTGCCCATGGGCGACCTGCCGACAGAGTGCGTCACCGTGAATCGCGCATACGCCGCCGTCGCGGGGGCAGCCATCGAGGCAGCCCGCACCGAGAACCCGACGCTCGTGCGCCAGGCGCTCCTCGCCGACCCGAACGCCACGTCGAGCGTCTCCCCCGAGACGCTGTGGCGCATCTGCGACGAGCTCACGCAAGCGCACGCGCAGCACCTCCCCGAAGCGCTCACGCAGCCGGCGTAG
- the tcuA gene encoding FAD-dependent tricarballylate dehydrogenase TcuA, with amino-acid sequence MKAVDADVIIVGGGNAGFSAAHAAAERGRSVLVLEKASRERAGGNSYYTAGATRVTHGGLDDVRDFIDADERHSSTEVPPYTPEQYIADMERVTEGRNDADLTRVLVEDSQGTMRWLSSLGMRYRLMYERQAYDRPDGSYLFWGGLHIGNTGGGEGLIADHVKIAECLGETVVYDCDVTELIVEDGRVVGVVATLPEGRREYRAESVVLAAGGFEGNVAMRQKYLGDGWQHAKLRGTPCNTGALIEAGLGVGAARAGDWGSAHSVQWDAFTPNNESNRELTNRLTRGGYPNGIIVNRDGQRFVDEGEDFRNYTYAKFGREILKQPGNVAYQVFDAKTRPLLRVEEYEMPDISEYVSETLDGLAEAAGIDVDGLRQTVDAFNSGIDESHDFDPTIKDQRRSDVQPPKSNWASSLDTAPFYAYPVTCGVTFTFGGLKSDVDGRVLTESGDQIPGLFVCGEMLGGLFSNNYPGGTGLAAGMVFGRRAGSIA; translated from the coding sequence ATGAAGGCAGTAGACGCTGACGTCATCATTGTTGGTGGGGGAAACGCGGGGTTCAGCGCGGCCCACGCCGCGGCCGAACGCGGGCGAAGTGTGCTCGTTCTCGAGAAGGCTTCACGGGAGCGCGCGGGAGGCAACAGCTATTACACGGCGGGAGCGACTCGCGTCACGCATGGCGGTCTCGACGACGTTCGCGATTTCATCGATGCCGATGAGCGCCACAGCAGCACCGAAGTCCCGCCGTACACGCCGGAGCAGTACATCGCCGACATGGAGCGCGTCACCGAGGGACGCAACGACGCCGACCTGACGCGCGTACTCGTTGAGGACAGCCAGGGCACGATGAGGTGGCTCAGTTCACTCGGCATGCGGTACCGGCTGATGTATGAGCGGCAGGCATATGATCGCCCGGATGGCAGCTATCTCTTCTGGGGTGGTTTGCACATCGGCAACACGGGCGGTGGTGAGGGGCTCATTGCCGACCACGTGAAGATCGCCGAGTGCCTGGGCGAAACGGTGGTCTACGACTGCGACGTTACAGAGCTCATCGTCGAAGACGGGCGAGTCGTCGGCGTCGTCGCCACGCTGCCCGAGGGGCGCCGCGAGTACCGCGCTGAGTCTGTTGTTCTCGCCGCCGGAGGCTTTGAGGGCAACGTCGCCATGCGCCAGAAGTACCTCGGCGACGGTTGGCAGCACGCCAAGCTGCGCGGAACTCCGTGCAATACCGGTGCGCTCATCGAAGCCGGTTTGGGCGTGGGAGCCGCTCGCGCGGGAGACTGGGGAAGCGCACACAGCGTGCAGTGGGATGCCTTCACCCCGAACAACGAGAGCAACCGAGAGCTGACCAACCGACTTACCCGCGGCGGATACCCGAACGGCATCATCGTGAACCGCGACGGACAGCGATTCGTCGACGAGGGCGAGGACTTCCGCAACTACACGTATGCGAAGTTCGGGCGCGAGATTCTGAAGCAGCCGGGGAACGTTGCGTACCAGGTCTTCGATGCCAAGACGCGGCCGTTGCTGCGCGTTGAGGAGTACGAGATGCCCGATATTTCGGAGTACGTCAGCGAGACGCTCGATGGCCTCGCCGAAGCAGCGGGCATCGACGTCGACGGGTTGAGGCAGACCGTCGATGCATTCAACAGTGGCATCGACGAGTCGCACGACTTCGACCCGACGATCAAAGATCAGCGACGCTCTGACGTGCAGCCGCCCAAGAGCAACTGGGCGTCGTCGCTCGACACGGCACCGTTCTACGCGTACCCGGTTACCTGCGGCGTCACATTTACGTTCGGCGGCCTCAAGAGCGATGTCGACGGGCGCGTACTGACGGAATCCGGTGATCAGATTCCGGGTCTCTTCGTGTGCGGCGAGATGCTCGGAGGGCTGTTCAGCAACAACTACCCGGGGGGTACGGGACTCGCTGCGGGGATGGTCTTCGGCCGCCGTGCGGGCAGCATCGCGTGA
- a CDS encoding isocitrate/isopropylmalate dehydrogenase family protein — MQRAARLRLPIESENPVQNSASLNIAVIPGDGIGPELVDAALQVMTEALLSDSIRLDVSTERAGAQTYSETGSALLPGALDRLRAADGIIKGPVGLPDVRKPDGTEGGLLGGLLRNGLDTFANVRPVRLWAGVPSPTVHSARDIDYVIVRENTEGLYLARGSGVRNHHAAADQMMMTRHGVERIVRFAFETARARSGAPADDVRRVTCVDKSNVLRSFAFFRQIFDEVSTEYPDIEATHMYADAAAGALVQNPAQFDVLVMENFLGDILSDLGAATAGGLGMCGSGNIGSDVAYFEPIHGSAPSLAGTDTANPVSQIACGAMMLRRTGHSAAADRIEAAIEQAFLTHDLRLDESGCPIGGTMRAAQTVIDHL, encoded by the coding sequence ATGCAGCGTGCCGCACGGTTGCGGCTTCCCATAGAGAGCGAGAACCCCGTGCAGAACTCGGCATCCCTCAACATCGCGGTGATCCCCGGCGACGGGATCGGCCCCGAGCTCGTCGATGCCGCGCTCCAGGTCATGACGGAAGCACTTCTCAGTGACAGCATCCGCCTTGACGTGTCGACGGAACGGGCCGGTGCTCAGACCTACAGCGAGACCGGCTCCGCTCTTCTGCCCGGGGCGCTCGATCGGCTTCGTGCAGCAGACGGCATCATCAAGGGTCCCGTCGGGCTTCCCGACGTACGCAAGCCCGACGGGACCGAAGGTGGCCTGCTCGGCGGGCTCCTGCGCAACGGGCTCGACACGTTCGCCAATGTCAGACCGGTGAGGCTTTGGGCCGGCGTTCCCTCGCCGACTGTTCACTCCGCGCGCGACATCGACTACGTCATTGTTCGCGAGAACACCGAAGGGCTCTATCTCGCCCGTGGCTCGGGGGTGCGCAATCACCACGCAGCTGCAGACCAGATGATGATGACCCGCCACGGCGTCGAGCGCATTGTGCGCTTTGCCTTCGAGACGGCGAGGGCGCGATCGGGCGCGCCGGCTGACGATGTGCGTCGCGTCACGTGTGTGGATAAGAGCAACGTGCTGCGGTCGTTTGCGTTCTTTCGCCAGATCTTCGACGAGGTCAGTACCGAGTACCCCGACATCGAGGCCACGCACATGTACGCGGATGCTGCCGCGGGCGCGCTTGTGCAGAATCCCGCCCAGTTCGACGTGCTGGTGATGGAGAATTTTCTCGGTGACATTCTCAGCGACCTTGGCGCTGCAACCGCGGGCGGTCTCGGAATGTGCGGGTCGGGAAACATCGGCTCCGACGTCGCGTACTTCGAGCCGATTCACGGCAGTGCTCCGAGCCTTGCCGGCACAGACACAGCGAACCCGGTGTCGCAAATCGCGTGCGGGGCCATGATGCTGAGACGCACGGGCCATTCTGCGGCGGCGGACCGCATCGAGGCCGCGATTGAGCAGGCGTTCCTGACTCACGACCTTCGCCTCGACGAGTCGGGCTGCCCGATTGGAGGAACCATGCGGGCAGCGCAGACGGTCATCGACCATCTCTAG
- a CDS encoding MFS transporter, protein MTERKPSVWTLPGMPPLLLTTALAFSGFSLLMPVAPLWATMGGADSFGSGLVNGLLMLSTVATQMLVAPGLRLLGWSRMLVIGLLCLGLPSAVHLLSDQLPLILALAVVRGIGFGIITVCGSSAVAALVEPKRRGRAIGAYGLAIAVPQFVLIPAAPWLAENVSPAVVFLLGLAPIVALPFAVVLGRRLATVPAPKTSPLDVAPQGSRIAAVRTRAVVMPIVALLTITCTGGAVLTFAPTMLTSTSTAVGALLALTGLGALSRWIFGGIADRFGARRFIAPLLLVAALGAGGVAWGVASSADAVATTLLLAGAAFIGTAYGGLQNVTLVEAFAAAGDRARNVVSVVWNAGFDLGTGLGSVVVGTIATASSFPASFTVLAAVSVVVAVLVAALRPRHP, encoded by the coding sequence GTGACCGAGCGCAAGCCGTCTGTCTGGACGCTGCCGGGCATGCCCCCGCTGCTTCTGACGACGGCCCTTGCGTTCAGCGGATTCTCACTGCTTATGCCCGTTGCACCGTTGTGGGCGACCATGGGCGGAGCCGACAGCTTCGGCAGCGGGCTCGTCAACGGGCTGCTCATGCTCTCGACCGTGGCGACGCAGATGCTCGTCGCGCCGGGCCTTCGCCTGCTCGGGTGGTCGCGGATGCTGGTGATCGGGCTGCTCTGCCTGGGGCTGCCGTCTGCGGTGCACCTGCTCTCCGACCAGCTGCCGCTCATTCTCGCGCTCGCCGTGGTGCGCGGCATCGGCTTCGGCATCATCACCGTGTGCGGCTCGTCCGCTGTCGCGGCTCTCGTCGAGCCGAAGCGCCGCGGCCGGGCGATCGGCGCATACGGACTCGCGATTGCCGTGCCGCAGTTCGTGCTGATCCCTGCAGCGCCGTGGCTTGCCGAGAACGTCAGCCCTGCCGTCGTCTTTCTGCTCGGCCTCGCTCCGATCGTCGCCCTGCCGTTCGCTGTCGTGCTCGGCCGCCGCCTCGCCACGGTGCCAGCGCCCAAGACGTCGCCCCTCGACGTCGCGCCGCAGGGCTCACGCATCGCCGCCGTGCGCACGCGCGCCGTCGTCATGCCGATCGTCGCGCTGCTCACCATCACGTGCACCGGCGGCGCCGTGCTGACGTTCGCGCCGACCATGCTCACCAGCACGTCGACAGCTGTCGGCGCCCTGCTCGCGCTCACGGGCCTCGGCGCGCTCTCGCGGTGGATCTTCGGCGGCATCGCCGACCGGTTCGGCGCGCGTCGCTTCATCGCCCCGCTGCTCCTGGTCGCAGCGCTCGGTGCCGGCGGCGTCGCGTGGGGCGTGGCAAGCTCAGCGGATGCTGTCGCCACGACGCTGCTTCTCGCCGGCGCGGCGTTCATCGGAACGGCGTACGGCGGGCTGCAGAACGTCACGCTCGTCGAGGCGTTCGCCGCGGCCGGCGACCGGGCGCGCAACGTCGTGAGCGTTGTGTGGAACGCGGGGTTCGACCTCGGCACCGGTCTCGGGTCGGTTGTCGTCGGCACGATCGCCACGGCAAGCTCGTTTCCCGCGAGCTTCACGGTTCTCGCGGCAGTGAGCGTCGTGGTCGCCGTGCTCGTCGCGGCGCTGCGCCCGCGGCATCCGTGA